The genome window TTGTCACAAAATAATATAGGGATATCAGGTTCAGGATAATTGCAAATACAAAAAATGTCTTACTTGTACCCAGAGTCGGGATAGTGACAAATGTTGGTACAAACGTACCTATTATGCTTCCAATAGTAGATAATGCATATATTTCACCGGCTGTTTTTCCAGAGTTGCTTATATCCTTCAGTCCAAGCTTTACAAGGTATGGAGACACCATTCCCATAATAACCAGAGGGAATGAGAAAATTATCAGGCATGAGGTGATGGAGCCTGCTACGATCAGGTTTTCCGGAAGTATAAATACAAAGATGGCTGCTGATAATACAGTGACATATTTTCCGATTACGGGAATAATTGCTATCCAAACTGAAGCAATACCAATCATGAAATACAGCTTGTCTGCGTTTTTCTGCTTATCTGCGGACCTGCCTCCTATCACATTTCCTATACTAAGTGAAATCATTATAAGACCGATAACTATTGTATATATGATCGAAGAAGAACTGAAAGTGGTAGCAAGCATTCTGGTTGCGCTAAGTTCAACTGCCATTACGGACATGCCGCAGAAGAAGGATGTCATGTATACAAAGAAGTTCTTTTTCATTAGTTTGTTTCCCCCGTTACAATAATGATAAACGCAGTATTTAGTAATTTATTTACAAAGAAAGTTTATTTATAAAAGAATGGACTAAAGATAGTTTATACTAAAAAGCAGGTTTTGTGAAGCGAATAAATAATTACTTTGATTTATAAGAGACAATGCATTAGTATATAAATATAATCGTTTATGGAAGGATTGATATGAGGTCTGAGTATTCTTTGTATTTGTTGTATTTGTTCGTTGTAATATTACTTTTTAGCCTTTTTTTGTTTTTTTTATTTAGAAAAAAGCATAAAGGTAATAGGACAGAAAACAGGAAGAGTTTCTCAATAGCATCAGGTAACATAAGTATTTTTTTTGATAAACAGGAGAATGTTACGATAATTGCATATACTGCCGATATATTCAGAGTAGGAAGAGCTACAGGTAATCCTGTTTTTCTTAACTCTCCATATAGCAGTGAAATGCTCGGACAGGCAGCAAGAAATGCAATGTCTCTAAGCAATAAAGGATTAGTGTGTTCAGATGTGGACTTAATGAAAATGCTGGGCTCCAGGGAGTGGAAAGATTTTTCCCGAGGCAGGAGGAATATTTCCATGCACTATAAAAACGGGCACGGTGTGGTCCTGAACTCGACTGTAAGAAAATCTGATGGTTCATATCAATTCAACCATATGGGGTTTGAAAAAGTTATTTCGCCGGATGTCTCAGACATTGAACTGGGTAAAACAATAAAGGAATTACTTCAACGATGCAGATAAAATAGCTAAAGAGAAAAATTTAGCTGGCATAACATGTCAATTTATTATATTATATATATCAAATGCCCGGATATTGATTTGAAAAGGACTGCGTATAAAGGCAGCATAGACAGAATTTATACAGAATTATGATGAATTAGTGAGTACAATGAAGTCCTCCTTAGATATAAGGGGGATTTTCTGTGTAAAAAAGCGGCTCATGTTTTCGAAGCGGGTAATTGACTCAGTTTTACTCATTTAATATAATACTAATAGTTTTTAGATTATTTGGACAATAAATAAGTCAATAAATCCAAGTTTAAATACAATTTAGCCGTTTGTTGGAGAATAGGAGGAAAAGCAGTGAGAATAACAAGGGAAACCATTGAACATGTTGCAAATCTTGCAAGACTGAATCTTTCCGAACAGGAAAAGGAAAAACTTACTTCAGAGATGGGTAATATTATTGCATATGTGGACAAGTTGAATGAACTTGATACCGGGAGTATACAACCGACATCACATGTTTTACCTGTCAAGAATGTTTTCAGAGAAGATAAAACAGAAAAATCATATGACAGGGAAAAAATCCTGGCTAACGCGCCATCTCAGGAGGATGGATGTTTTAAAGTACCAAAAGTAGTAGAGTAGATTGGAGGAGATAAAGTGGAACTATATCAACTGACAGCCCATGAATTGGGGGATATGCTGAAAAACAGAAAGGTAAGCGCTGTTGAACTTACCCGGTCTTTACTGGATAGAATAGAAAAGATAGATCCTGGTGTAGGAAGTTACATAACATTATGCGGGGATGAGGCTATAAAAAGATCCCAGGAAGTACAGGGCAAAATAGACAGGGGAGAGGCTAAATCTCCACTTGCGGGTATACCTATGGCTTTGAAGGACAATATGTGTACTGAGGGGATAAAAACTACATGCGGATCGAAGATGCTTCACAACTTTGTACCCCCTTATAACGCTACAGTGGCTAAAAAACTCTATGATGCTGATACTGTTCTTTTAGGGAAGCTTAATATGGATGAATTTGCTATGGGTGGTTCTACAGAAAACTCGTACTTTAAAAAGACAAAAAATCCATGGGATTTGGAGAGAGTCCCGGGAGGATCAAGCGGTGGTTCGGCAGCATCTGTTGCAGCGGATGAAGTTATTTTTTCATTAGGGTCGGATACAGGTGGATCTATCAGACAGCCTGCATCATTCTGCGGTACTGTTGGAATGAAACCAACCTATGGAGCAGTTTCACGGTTTGGTTTGGTAGCATTTGCATCTTCGCTTGATCAGATAGGGCCTTTGACTAAGGATGTGACGGACTGTGCGCTGGTAATGAATGAAATTGCAGGACATGATGTTATGGATTCGACTTCAGCCGATATAAACTATCCCGATTATACAAAGGCACTTGTTAACGACATCAAGGGAATGAAAATTGGTATACCAAAGGAGTATCTAGGGCAAGGCTTGAATGAAGAAGTCAGGAAGTCTGTGCTGGATGCAGCTGAAATTTTCAAAAAACTGGGAGCCGAAGTAGAGGAGTTTCCACTTCCTATCAATGAATATGCCATTCCGGCATACTACTTGATCGCATGTGCGGAGGCCAGCTCCAATCTTGCCAGATATGATGGCATTAAGTACGGATATAGGGCAGAGAAATTTTCTGATCTTCTTGATCTTTATAAGCAGTCAAGAAGTGAAGGTTTCGGAGAAGAAGTAAAAAGAAGAATAATGCTCGGAACATATGCACTTAGCTCAGGATATTATGATGCTTATTACAAGAAGGCACTTCAGGTAAGGACACTTATAAAGAACGGATTCGATGAAGCTTTTAAAAAGTATGATTTGGTTTTAGGACCTACTGCGCCTACTACAGCGTTTAAAGTAGGTGAAAAGACAGATAACCCGCTGGAAATGTATCTTGTGGATATCTACACTGTTTCTGTAAATATTGCCGGTTTACCTGGGTTGGTAGTACCTTGCGGATTTGACAGCAGCAACCTTCCTATAGGTATGCAGCTGATAGGAAAGCCATTTGACGAAAGTACACTACTTAAAGTAGGCTATACATTTGAACAGAATACAGATTTTCATAAAAGAAAACCGGTACTTTAAGAAAAATGTTGAAGTATTTAAGCTGAGTGTTTAGGCTTACACATATAAAGTAATGTTTTACATCAGCTTTGAACTGAAGAATATGAGGTGAGAATAATGGAATATGAAATAGTCATAGGGTTGGAGGTACATGCAGAACTTGCAACCAAGTCTAAAATATACTGTACGTGCACTACCGAATTTGGAGGAGAACCGAATACGCACTGTTGTCCGATCTGTACAGGTATGCCCGGAGTGTTGCCGGTATTGAACAGGAATGTTGTTGAGTATGCAGTAAAGGCAGGTCTCGCTACAAACTGTACGGTTGCAGACTTCAGCAAACAGGACAGGAAAAACTACTTTTATCCTGATCTTCCAAAAGCATATCAGACTTCTCAATACGATCTTCCGCTGTGCAAAAATGGTTTTGTGGATATAGAATTGAATGGCGGGAAGAAAAGAATAGGTATTACCAGGATTCATATAGAAGAGGACGCAGGAAAACTGATGCATGATGAGTGGGAAACCGGAACTCTGGTTGACTATAACAGGTGTGGCGTACCATTGATCGAAATAGTAAGTGAACCTGATATACGTTCTGCTGAGGAAGCAAAAGTATATCTTGAAAATCTGAAAGCAATTCTGGAATATACAGAGGTTTCGGACTGTAAAATGCAGGAAGGGTCTTTGAGGGCTGATGTAAACCTTTCGGTAAGACCAAAGGGACAGAAGGAGTTTGGAACCAGAACGGAAATGAAGAACTTGAACTCGTTCAGGGGAATAGTAAGAGCTATTGAGGCTGAGGCTCAGAGGCAGATAAATGAGATAGAATCCGGAGGCGTTATTGTACAGGAAACCAGAAGATGGGATGATAACAAAGGCATAAGCTATGCTATGAGGAGCAAGGAAGAAGCCCATGATTACAGGTATTTTCCTGAGCCGGATCTGGTGCCGATTATAGTAGACGATGAGTGGTTTCAAAGGATAAAGGCTTCACTTCCTGAACTTCCCGATGCCAGGAGAAAGAGATATATTTCCGGATTTGGACTCCCGGAATATGATGCGGCAATGATTACATCTTCGAAAGTTCTTGCAGACTTCTTTGAGGAAGCAGTAAGCAAAAGTAATAATGCAAAAGCGGTTAGCAATTGGGTAATGGGAGACCTTATGAGAATCCTTAAGGAAAAGGGAATGGAAGTGGAAGAGATTCCTTTTCCGGCAGAATATCTCGCAAAGCTGATCGGATTGATAGATAAAGGTACGATCAGTGGTACTATCGCAAAGAAGGTTTTTGACAAAATGTTTGAGTCTGGGAAAAATCCGGAACTCATTGTCAAAGAGGAAGGCATGGAGGTAGTAAGTGATGAGGGTGCTCTTGTAGCTGTAGTTAAAAAGATTCTGGACAGTAATCCTCAGTCTGTATCCGATTATAAGAGTGGAAAAGAAAAGGCCTTCGGCTTCCTTGTGGGTCAGGCCATGAAGGAAACAAGAGGAAAAGCAAATCCGCAGGTTATTAATAAAATACTGAAGGATGAATTGGACAACATATAAATAAAAGGCGGCTTAAAGCCGCCTTTCTTTATACATTTTATATAACTTTTACAGTCCA of Clostridia bacterium contains these proteins:
- the gatB gene encoding Asp-tRNA(Asn)/Glu-tRNA(Gln) amidotransferase subunit GatB, producing the protein MEYEIVIGLEVHAELATKSKIYCTCTTEFGGEPNTHCCPICTGMPGVLPVLNRNVVEYAVKAGLATNCTVADFSKQDRKNYFYPDLPKAYQTSQYDLPLCKNGFVDIELNGGKKRIGITRIHIEEDAGKLMHDEWETGTLVDYNRCGVPLIEIVSEPDIRSAEEAKVYLENLKAILEYTEVSDCKMQEGSLRADVNLSVRPKGQKEFGTRTEMKNLNSFRGIVRAIEAEAQRQINEIESGGVIVQETRRWDDNKGISYAMRSKEEAHDYRYFPEPDLVPIIVDDEWFQRIKASLPELPDARRKRYISGFGLPEYDAAMITSSKVLADFFEEAVSKSNNAKAVSNWVMGDLMRILKEKGMEVEEIPFPAEYLAKLIGLIDKGTISGTIAKKVFDKMFESGKNPELIVKEEGMEVVSDEGALVAVVKKILDSNPQSVSDYKSGKEKAFGFLVGQAMKETRGKANPQVINKILKDELDNI
- the gatA gene encoding Asp-tRNA(Asn)/Glu-tRNA(Gln) amidotransferase subunit GatA, encoding MELYQLTAHELGDMLKNRKVSAVELTRSLLDRIEKIDPGVGSYITLCGDEAIKRSQEVQGKIDRGEAKSPLAGIPMALKDNMCTEGIKTTCGSKMLHNFVPPYNATVAKKLYDADTVLLGKLNMDEFAMGGSTENSYFKKTKNPWDLERVPGGSSGGSAASVAADEVIFSLGSDTGGSIRQPASFCGTVGMKPTYGAVSRFGLVAFASSLDQIGPLTKDVTDCALVMNEIAGHDVMDSTSADINYPDYTKALVNDIKGMKIGIPKEYLGQGLNEEVRKSVLDAAEIFKKLGAEVEEFPLPINEYAIPAYYLIACAEASSNLARYDGIKYGYRAEKFSDLLDLYKQSRSEGFGEEVKRRIMLGTYALSSGYYDAYYKKALQVRTLIKNGFDEAFKKYDLVLGPTAPTTAFKVGEKTDNPLEMYLVDIYTVSVNIAGLPGLVVPCGFDSSNLPIGMQLIGKPFDESTLLKVGYTFEQNTDFHKRKPVL
- the gatC gene encoding Asp-tRNA(Asn)/Glu-tRNA(Gln) amidotransferase subunit GatC → MRITRETIEHVANLARLNLSEQEKEKLTSEMGNIIAYVDKLNELDTGSIQPTSHVLPVKNVFREDKTEKSYDREKILANAPSQEDGCFKVPKVVE